CGATCGCGTGGCTGCTCGCCCACGACGAGCTCGCCGCGATCCCGAAGGCGACGAGCGAGGCGCACATCCGCGACAACCTCGCGGCGACGGAGCTGGAGCTGACCGACGAGGAGGTCGCGACCATCGACGGCCTCTCCGAGGAACACCGCATCGTCGACTTCGAGGAGGCGCCCTGGAACCGGGTCGACGCCTGAGCCGCCGCCCCGACCGCTCCACATCCGTCATCGACCCCTGTCGTCGACGCAGCAGAGTCCGTCCGCCTCCGAGTTTTACTTTCACTCCGGACAAGGCAGATAGTTAACCCCGAGCGGCGGCATCGTTCGGATACGATGCGAGAAACCTCCAACGGAGACGACGAACGCGACGATCCCGTCGGGCCGGCGTCCCGGCAGGTGTTGGCGGTCGCGGTGGTGTTCGCGGTGCTCGGCGGCGCGCTCGTGCGGTTCGCGACCGTCGAGCCGCCGCCGGGAACCGTGTGGGCGGCGCTGTCGGTGGTCGTCGTCGCCGCGGCGGTCACGCTGTTCGGCGGCGACGCGGTTCGCACGGCGCTGCGAGTGCTTGGACGGTGACCGACGGAGAACCAACCGACTGCCGGAGGTCGAGGCGACGGCTACCCGGTGTTCTTCATCCCGGCCGCGATCCCCTTCACCGTCAGGCGGAGCGCGCGTTCCTCCGCCTCGGTCAGGTGGGTGCGCGAGAGCAGGTCCACCTGCAGGAGGTTCAGCGGGTCGACGTAGGGGTTGCGGCGCTGGAGGCTCTCGCGGAGCCACTCGCGACCGATCAGCTCCTCGCGCCCGGTGATCTCCCGGACCAGTTCGACGGCGCGCTCGTACTCCGCTTCGATCCGCGGGAAGAACTCCTCGCGGAGGTGCTCGGGCGCGAGGTCGGCGTACTCGGCGGCGATCTCCAGCTCCGTGCGCGCCAGCGACAGCGCGACGTGGTCGACCGTCGTCCGGAAGAACGGCCACTCCTCGTACATCTCCCGGAGGGTATCGAGGTCGCCGCCGTCCTCCAGGTAGGTGTCCAGTCCGGAGGCGGTCGAGAACCAGCCGGGGAGGATGGCGCGGCTCTGAGTCCACGAGAACACCCACGGGATCGCGCGCAGGTCCTCGACCGTCCGCTCGCCCGACCGCGAGGCCGGCCGCGACCCCATGTTGAGGTCCTCGATGACGGTGATCGGCGTCGCCGTCTCGAAGAACTCGACGAAGCCGTCGGTCTCCAGCAGGTCCTGGTAGGCGTCCCGGGCGCCCTCGCCGGCGGCGTCCATCGCCGCCTCCCACTCCTCACGCACGTCGGGCGCGGTGCCCTGCAGCGCGCGCAGGCGGGCGCGAACCTGCGCGTCGAGCATCTGTTCCAACTCGCGCTCGGCGACCCGGGGGTTGGCGAACTTCTCGGCGATGGCCTCGCCCTGCTCGGTGAACTTGATCTCGCCGGTCGCGGTCTCCGGCGGCAACGCGAGCATCGCCTCGTTCATCGGGCCGCCGCCGCGGGAGATGGAGCCGCCGCGGCCGTGGAACAGCCGCAGCTCGACGCCCAGGTCGTCGGCGACCTCCGCGAGCCTGCGGGCGTTCTGCTGGAGGTCCCACGCCGCCGCCAACGGCCCGTTCTCCTTGTTGGAGTCGGAGTAGCCGAGCATCACCTCCTGGAGGTTCCCTCGCTCCTCCAGCGCGGCGCCGTACGCGTCGTTGTTGACGAGCGTGTCGAAGATGTCGCGGGCGTTCGCGAGCGCCGACGCCGTCTCCAGCAGCGGCACCACGTCGAGCCCGCAGTGGTCCGGGAGGTCGACGACGCCGGCGAGGTCCGCGAGGTACAGCACCTCCAGCACGTGGGAGGGCTCCTCGGTCATCGAGATGCAGTAGGCGTCGATCGCCTCCTCGCCGTACTCCCGGTGCCAGTCGGCCAGCGCGCGGAACCGGTCGCAGACGCGCTCGCTGGTCTCGGAGAACTCCTCGCCGGGGTCGAGGCTGCCGACGGCGTCGTCGACGACCGATTCGGTGAGGACGGCGACGCGCTCGTCCTCGTCCATCGCCTCGTAGTCGAGGCCCTCGCGCGCGAGCACGTCCGCGACCGTCTCGGTGTGGTTCTCCTGATGGTCGCGCAGGTCCAGCGCCGCCAGCGAGAAGCCGAACGTCTCGACGCGCCGAACCAGCGGGTCGACGCGCT
This genomic stretch from Halobaculum roseum harbors:
- the ppc gene encoding phosphoenolpyruvate carboxylase; the encoded protein is MSFDARDVGRDIRELAALLGEVLERQTSREAFDTVEEVRRASIDYRRGDAPSRDPVRERLSGLDSETTRTVARAYAAYFELVNVAEERERVRAVRRGRAEGDLGDGLDRTAEALAEVDADTAQQVLEDVRVVPTFTAHPTEARRKTVKAKLRRVAEILRDLDERRLTDGEFDELDRDLESEVETLWSTRQVRPRRPTPTDEARDVRWYLENTLFDVAAEAEAALTDRVVEAHPDLDASDAADAAGTLDFRSWAGSDRDGNPFVTPEVTSETLESQREAVLDRYVDALTDVLGALSQEGERLDHTDEFEARVAADREAVPAVAADADERYPEEPYRRAVTVVRARVERVDDLRPGGYDDPDDLVASLRALAGDLRANGHETTAAERVDPLVRRVETFGFSLAALDLRDHQENHTETVADVLAREGLDYEAMDEDERVAVLTESVVDDAVGSLDPGEEFSETSERVCDRFRALADWHREYGEEAIDAYCISMTEEPSHVLEVLYLADLAGVVDLPDHCGLDVVPLLETASALANARDIFDTLVNNDAYGAALEERGNLQEVMLGYSDSNKENGPLAAAWDLQQNARRLAEVADDLGVELRLFHGRGGSISRGGGPMNEAMLALPPETATGEIKFTEQGEAIAEKFANPRVAERELEQMLDAQVRARLRALQGTAPDVREEWEAAMDAAGEGARDAYQDLLETDGFVEFFETATPITVIEDLNMGSRPASRSGERTVEDLRAIPWVFSWTQSRAILPGWFSTASGLDTYLEDGGDLDTLREMYEEWPFFRTTVDHVALSLARTELEIAAEYADLAPEHLREEFFPRIEAEYERAVELVREITGREELIGREWLRESLQRRNPYVDPLNLLQVDLLSRTHLTEAEERALRLTVKGIAAGMKNTG